The following are encoded together in the Lathyrus oleraceus cultivar Zhongwan6 chromosome 3, CAAS_Psat_ZW6_1.0, whole genome shotgun sequence genome:
- the LOC127126544 gene encoding cytochrome P450 703A2, with product MVLTILALTLLLITLASKIIRDWHLEKYPSLHKKKHLPPGPPRWPIVGNLLQLGKLPHRDLASLCDKYGPLVYLKLGNVDAITTNDPDIIREILLSQDEVFASRPRTLAAIHLAYGCGDVALAPLGPHWKRMRRICMEHLLTTKRLESFSKHRQEEAQHLIKDVLAMAESEKEINLREVLGGFSMNNVTRMLLGKQYFGSKSAGPQEAIEFMHITHELFWLLGVIYLGDYLPMWRWIDPHGCEKKMREVEKRVDDFHSKIIEEHRKARESNKEIGNCDEDLDFVDVLLSLPGEDGKKHMDDIEIKALIQDMIAAATDTSAVTNEWAMAEVIKHPHVLHKIQQELDAVVGPNRMVMESDLPCLNYLRCVVRETFRMHPAGPFLIPHESLRPTIINGYYIPEKTRVFINTHGLGRNTKIWDNVEEFRPERHFLDNGSRVEISHGGDFKILPFSAGKRKCPGAPLGVTLVLMALARLFHCFDWEPPKGLNHQDIDTQEVYGMTMPKVQPLIVVAKPRLARHMYD from the exons ATGGTATTGACCATACTTGCCCTAACCTTACTCCTAATAACATTGGCCTCTAAAATCATAAGAGATTGGCATTTAGAAAAATATCCTTCTTTACATAAGAAAAAACACCTTCCTCCTGGTCCACCAAGGTGGCCTATTGTTGGTAACCTTCTTCAATTAGGAAAACTCCCTCATAGAGACTTAGCATCTTTATGTGATAAATATGGACCCTTAGTTTATTTAAAATTAGGAAACGTTGATGCTATTACTACTAATGACCCTGATATTATACGTGAAATACTTCTTTCTCAAGATGAAGTTTTCGCTTCTCGTCCACGCACTCTTGCTGCAATTCATCTAGCATATGGATGTGGTGATGTTGCATTGGCTCCATTAGGACCTCATTGGAAACGTATGAGAAGAATTTGCATGGAACACTTGTTAACAACAAAGAGACTTGAATCATTCTCAAAACATCGTCAAGAGGAAGCTCAACATCTTATTAAGGATGTTTTGGCGATGGCCGAATCAGAAAAGGAGATTAATTTAAGAGAAGTTTTAGGTGGTTTTTCGATGAATAATGTGACTAGAATGTTATTAGGGAAACAATATTTTGGCTCTAAATCTGCTGGTCCACAAGAGGCTATAGAGTTTATGCATATAACTCATGAATTATTTTGGTTATTAGGTGTGATATATTTAGGTGACTACTTGCCTATGTGGAGATGGATTGATCCTCATGGTTGTGAAAAGAAAATGAGAGAAGTAGAAAAAAGAGTAGATGACTTTCACTCCAAAATTATTGAAGAACATAGAAAGGCAAGGGAAAGTAACAAGGAAATAGGAAATTGTGATGAAGATCTTGATTTTGTGGATGTTTTATTGTCTTTACCAGGTGAAGATGGAAAAAAGCATATGGATGATATTGAGATAAAAGCTTTGATTCAG GATATGATAGCGGCTGCAACAGACACTTCAGCAGTTACTAATGAATGGGCGATGGCAGAGGTGATCAAACATCCACACGTCCTTCACAAAATCCAACAAGAACTTGATGCAGTGGTTGGCCCTAATAGAATGGTGATGGAATCTGATTTGCCTTGTCTTAACTACTTACGATGTGTTGTACGCGAAACTTTTCGCATGCATCCAGCAGGACCATTCCTCATTCCACATGAATCACTTCGTCCTACAATTATCAACGGATATTACATTCCTGAAAAGACGCGTGTATTCATCAATACTCATGGATTGGGTCGAAACACCAAGATTTGGGACAATGTGGAGGAGTTTAGGCCGGAGAGGCACTTTTTGGATAATGGGAGCCGAGTTGAGATTAGTCATGGAGGTGATTTCAAGATATTGCCTTTTAGTGCTGGAAAACGCAAATGTCCTGGTGCACCACTTGGAGTTACGTTGGTTTTGATGGCTTTGGCTCGACTATTTCATTGCTTTGATTGGGAACCACCTAAGGGTTTGAATCATCAAGATATTGATACTCAAGAAGTTTATGGAATGACTATGCCTAAAGTTCAACCGTTGATTGTTGTTGCCAAGCCACGCTTGGCTAGACATATGTATGATTGA